In Glandiceps talaboti chromosome 16, keGlaTala1.1, whole genome shotgun sequence, a single window of DNA contains:
- the LOC144447531 gene encoding uncharacterized protein LOC144447531, with the protein MEKVSAKIEESGEMEISSDRQHRLDNFSGITVKVEKFEEDIHVLDQKKHGKVEEESVKSEEFGKMEIHVDGQNAIVKYEEVNVKTEDYGEEVVQDNNEMAQKYWKVVNDRTITSSEQIVVKEENFARVDSTEKNVACGENGKQFHLNDHSGNHTSKELSHCNKLSEMLNENDKLKSQNRVKVDGKSFPCPECGKSFTQRSHLSRHIKSHTNVKPHVCKTCGKSFVRSDVLKTHVKIHQPKTENFDTSDVSKKDTETHKLKSEEHVDKKKFACDECGKVFPRTYELKRHRMVHTDEKPFVCKECDERFTQIGGLNRHMKSHKNHRPFICGICGKSFLRNVTLKHHVRIHTNERPFHCLHCDLSFQRNDALKIHMVKTHAPKTSSLSSGEYRKVCQECGKVFHHSGNYTLHIRIHTQEKPYVCKVCGYACHQSNGLKAHMLVHTNEKPYMCKECGKSFKRKHGLSEHMRIHTNEKPFQCSECSQYFRHKSSLRIHIRKHVQKVNIEV; encoded by the coding sequence ATGGAGAAAGTATCTGCCAAAATTGAAGAATCTGGAGAGATGGAAATTTCCTCTGATCGCCAGCATAGACTTGACAACTTCAGTGGAATTACCGTGAAGGTGGAAAAGTTTGAGGAGGATATTCATGTTTTGGATCAGAAGAAACATGGAAAAGTTGAAGAAGAAAGTGTGAAATCTGAAGAGTTTGGAAAGATGGAGATTCATGTCGACGGTCAAAATGCTATTGTGAAATATGAGGAAGTTAATGTGAAAACTGAAGATTATGGAGAAGAAGTTGTTCAAGATAACAATGAAATGGCACAGAAATATTGGAAAGTTGTTAATGATCGTACTATTACAAGTTCTGAACAGATCGTGGTAAAAGAAGAAAACTTTGCAAGGGTAGATAGTACTGAAAAAAATGTTGCATGTGGAGAGAATGGGAAACAGTTTCATCTAAATGATCACAGTGGGAACCACACATCCAAAGAATTATCTCATTGCAATAAGCTAAGTGAAATGTTGAATGAGAATGACAAATTGAAATCTCAAAATAGAGTCAAAGTGGATGGAAAATCTTTCCCTTGTCCTgaatgtggtaaaagttttactcaacGAAGTCATCTGAGCAGACACATTAAGAGTCATACAAATGTGAAACCACATGTTTGTAAAACGTGTGGTAAGAGTTTTGTTAGAAGTGATGTCTTGAAGACGCACGTGAAGATTCACCAGCCTAAGACAGAGAACTTTGATACAAGTGATGTCTCGAAGAAAGATACAGAGACTCATAAGCTTAAAAGTGAAGAACATGTAGATAAGAAAAAGTTTGCTTGTGATGAGTGTGGTAAAGTTTTTCCTCGCACATATGAACTAAAAAGACACAGGATGGTGCATACAGATGAAAAACCATTTGTATGCAAAGAATGTGATGAGCGTTTTACTCAAATTGGAGGTCTGAATCGGCACATGAAGAGTCACAAGAATCACAGACCGTTTATTTGTGGCATATGTGGCAAAAGTTTTCTCAGAAATGTTACACTGAAACATCACGtcagaatccacacaaatgaaagaccttTCCACTGTCTACATTGTGATTTAAGTTTTCAGAGAAATGATGCCTTAAAAATACACATGGTGAAGACCCACGCTCCTAAGACATCTTCATTGTCCAGTGGTGAATACAGGAAAGTTTGTCAAGAGTGTGGGAAAGTTTTCCATCACTCTGGCAACTATACACTGCATATAAGGATTCATACTCAGGAAAAACCATATGTTTGCAAGGTTTGCGGTTATGCTTGTCATCAAAGTAATGGTCTTAAGGCACATATGttggtacatacaaatgaaaaaccTTACATGTGTAAGGAATGTGGAAAGTCTTTTAAACGGAAACATGGCCTTAGTGAACACAtgaggatccacacaaatgagAAACCGTTCCAGTGCAGTGAATGCAGTCAATATTTTAGACACAAAAGTAGTTTAAGAATACACATAAGAAAACATGTACAGAAAGTGAACATTGAAGTCTGA
- the LOC144447082 gene encoding CKLF-like MARVEL transmembrane domain-containing protein 4, which translates to MESTTTTVTTTQTTRVQPAISCDINYFKTIRGIIKIVQCVLDMITFICATSDWRYRFYSEYQFHQFVSMTCFLLTLILIIFYVTRLLYRIPIPWIIVEFFYCCGVCAMYLISSSVVAANSFGIAGLEAAAVFGFFALVSYAVEGAFLFRDWRGGIRTPDGGATTTSQPARTSEMVVTETKHEAPPAYEPGP; encoded by the exons ATGGAGTCAACCACAACAACTGTCACTACAACTCAAACCACTCGAGTTCAACCCGCTATCAGTTGTGATATAAACTACTTCAAGACGATCCGAGGAATTATCAAAATCGTACAGTGT GTGTTGGACATGATTACCTTTATCTGTGCGACATCAGACTGGCGCTATCGGTTTTACTCAGAATATCAATTCCATCAGTTTGTTTCCATGACATGCTTCTTGCTGACTTTAATACTGATAATATTCTATGTGACAAGACTATTGTACAGGATTCCAATTCCTTGGATTATTGTG GAATTTTTCTATTGTTGTGGAGTTTGTGCTATGTATTTGATATCATCGTCTGTTGTGGCAGCCAATTCTTTTGGTATTGCAGGATTAGAAGCAGCAGCA GTGTTTGGTTTCTTTGCGCTTGTTTCCTATGCAGTAGAGGGAGCATTTTTATTCCGTGATTGGAGAGGTGGCATCAGGACACCAGATGGTGGTGCTACTACAACTTCGCAGCCAGCACGTACCTCTGAAATGGTTGTCACAGAAACCAAACACGAAGCTCCTCCAGCATACGAACCAGGTCCTTAA